GTTGGAGAAGTAAAAGCCGTTGATGACGTTTCATTTGATGTATATGAAAAAGAAGTATTAGGAATTGTAGGGGAGTCGGGATGCGGAAAGTCTACAACAGGAAAAACGTTATTAAGACTTTTAGAACCTACCGAAGGTGAAGTTGTTTATAACGGCAGTGATATTACTGAGCTAACTGAAGAAGAGATGCGAAAAATGAGACGGGATATGCAAATCATTTTCCAAGATCCATACGCTTCCTTAAACCCAAGACATAAAGTTGAGAAAATACTTAGTGAACCCTTAATAGTCCACGGTATTGGTGATGCAAAAGAGCGCTTGAAAAAAGTACACGAAATTTTAGAGGTTGTTGGCTTAACAAAAGAACACGCCAAGCGTTACCCCCATCAATTTAGTGGCGGTCAACGGCAAAGAATCGGTATTGCACGAGCATTAATTGTAAATCCAAAATTAATTATTTGTGATGAACCCGTTTCTGCTTTAGATGTTTCCATTCAATCGCAAATTCTAAACTTAATGGAAGACTTGCTAGAGAAGTTTGGTTTGACATATATCTTTATCGCACATGACCTCAGTGTAGTAAGGCATATTAGCCACCGAATAGGTGTGATGTACTTAGGTAGATTGGTCGAGTTAACAGATAATGAGGAACTATACGAGAACCCGCTACACCCTTATACGAAATCGCTTTTATCAGCAATTCCAGATCCGGACCCGGATTTTAAAAGAGAACAAATGATTTTAGAAGGCGATGTTCCCAGCCCTTCAAATCCACCTGCAGGATGCGCATTTCATACGAGATGTCCTGAGGTCATGGATATTTGTAAATCAGTACGACCTAAGTTTCAAGAGGTTAAGGATAAACACTTTGTAGCTTGTCATTTATACAACGATGAAGGGCAAAGTTGACAACTACAAGTTTATTAAAATATGAAAACAATTTAAGGGGGAAAAGAAATGAAGAAAAGTCTTTGGATGTTGCTGTTATCTCTTGTTCTAATCATTGCATTAGCAGCTTGTGGTGGAGACAGCGACGAACCTGCTGATGCAGAGGATCCTAGTGATGAAGAAACAGAAGACGATAGTTCAGTAGATGATGGTGCTGATGATGGTGCCGATGATGCTACTAGTGAAGCTTCTGGTGACCAGACGCTAATCTTTGCTCGAGGCGGGGACTCTGTAAGCCTGGACTACGCAAGTGTTACAGATGGAGAGTCATCTCGTGTCACAAAGCAAATTTATGAAACATTAATTGAGTTTGATGAGGACTCATTTGAGATTGGTCCTGGTCTTGCTCACGATTGGGAAGTTGATGACGATGGACTTCGTTTCGTCTTCCACTTAAGAGAAGGTGTTAAGTTCCATGATGGAACAGACTTCAATGCTGAAGCTGTAAAAGTGAACTTTGAACGTTGGGCTGATCCAAACCATGAGTACAACTTTGGAGATGAAGGTTATACGTACAGTGTTTACGGCATGCAATTTGGTGGATTCGCTGGTGATGACGGACACGTGATTGAAGAAATTAATGTCATTAATGACCACGAAGTTGAATTTATTTTGAATGAGCCTTTAGGGTCGTTCCTACAAAACATGGGGATGAGTTATTTCGCGATGACTTCACCTGCGGCATTTGAGGAATACGGAAGTACAATTAATGAAAACCCTGTAGGAACTGGTCCGTTTAAGTTTGTTAGTTGGAACCGTGACGATAGCATTGTTTTAGAAAAATTCGATGATTATTGGCAAGAAGGACTTCCAAAGCTTGACCAAGTCATCTTCCAAGTAATTCCGGATAACTCTGCACGATTAACAGCCTTACGTTCTGGTCAGATCGATGTTATGGATGGTTTGAACCCGGACGATGTTGAAATAATCAATGCTGAAGATGGATTACAAGTATTTGAACGTGCAACAAATAACATTGGTTATCTTGGTTTCCATGTGGAAAAAGAACCATTTGATGATCCATTAGTGCGTCAAGCCTTAAACCACGCAATCGATAAAGAATCATTAATCGCTGTGTTATATGCTGGAATGGCTGAACCAGCGAAAAACGCAGTACCACCAGGTTATTTAGGCTATAACGATGAAATTGACCCTTATGAGTATAACCCTGAAAAGGCAATGGAGATGCTTGCAGAAGCTGGTTTTGAAGATGGGTTAGAGCTTGACCTATGGACAATGCCGGTTGCTCGTCCATATATGCCAGACCCACAACGTGCAGCTGAAGTTATGCAAGCAAACTTAGCAGAGGTTGGGGTTACAGCAAATATCGTTACACATGAGTGGGCGACATACCTTGAACTAACTGAACAAGGAGAGCATGACCTCTTTATGCTTGGCTGGTCAGGTGTAAATGGTGACCCTGATTACTTCTTAGCGAACCTATTACACGGTGATGCAATTCCTGGAGGTAACCGTAAATATTACTCTAACGATGAAGTAAACCGATTAATTGATGAAGCAAAACGAAATGTTGATGATGATGTTCGAGCAGAGCTTTACATGGAAGCTCAACGCTTAATTCATGAAGATGCGCCACATATCCCACTAGTACACTCAATTCCAACATTAGCTGGAAGTGAGCGCGTTCATGACTATGTTCCTCACCCATCGACAAGTGAATCACTAAAGAACGTATATTTGACTGAGTAGAAATAATAGAGAGCTGGGGGTGCAGTAAGCAGCCCCTCCTCTTTATTCATATTTTGAGTTTTCGCTTATTGCATAATCAAAATATGTACCCTCATTGAAACTAGAGGTGAAGGATATGATTTCATATACAATACGAAGATTGCTCATGCTGATTCCTGTACTAATCGGAATGTCCATAATCACCTTTTCAATCGTCCACCTCATCCCAGGTAACCCTGCTCAGACCATTTTAGGAGAGCAAGCATCTCCGCAGGCCATTGCCGACTTAGAGGAACGATTAGGATTAAACGAACCATACTTCGTTCAATACGGAAAATATATGTATGGCCTCATTCAAGGAGATTTAGGCACCTCACTTCGGACAAACAGTGCGATCGCCGAAGAAATGTGGCCTTACTTAGCGGCAACAATTGAATTAACCATATTTGCTATGATTTTTGCTGTCATTATAGGTGTGAATGCAGGAATCATCAGTGCTTGGAAACAAAATTCTTTGTTTGATTATACAAGCATGCTCATTGCACTTATTGGAGTTTCAATGCCTATTTTCTGGCTGGGGCTTATGCAACAGTGGATCTTCGCCCAGGAACTTGGATGGCTACCGGCATTTGGGAGAGAGAATCCACGAGATCCAGTCAATTCGATCACCCATCTATATTTACTAGATGCCGTTTTGAACGGTCGACCTGACCAGTGGTGGACATCCTTTAAGCACTTAGTTCTACCAGGAATAGCACTAGGTACGATCCCAATGGCAATTATCGCAAGGATGACACGTTCAAGCATGCTAGAAGTGCTACGTTCTGATTACATCCGTACAATCGAAGCAAAAGGATCTAAAACGGTTGCTGTTATTTACCGGCACGGTTTTAAAAATGCCGTCATTCCAGTACTTACTGTTGTCGGCCTGCAAACAGGAACACTTCTAGGCGGAGCAATTTTAACAGAAACGATCTTTAGCTGGCCTGGAATCGGACGTTATGTGTTTGAAGCTATCGGAAACCGTGATTATCCCGTTATTCAATCTGGTATTTTGGTGATCGCAACGATGTTCGTTTTCATCAACTTAATCGTGGACCTTTTATACAGCTACATTGATCCTCGTATTAAATACTAATTTGGGGATGAAAGGAGGAGCAACGAAATGGAAACTGTTCCAACAAAAAAACAACCAATGCCAGGTCCAGAACACCAAGATCCAGAAAAAGTGAAAGATGAAGAAGCGGTATCGCCTTGGAAAGAGGCATATTGGCAGCTTAGAAAGAATAAACTTGCCATCATCGGTTTTATTATCATTTTATCTTTTATTATCGTAGCCATTACTGCGCCATTTTTAACGAGTTATACATACTCGTCAATGAATGCAGCTGACCGGCTCCAGCCCCCGTCATCTCAATATTGGTTTGGCACAGATGATTTAGGAAGAGATATCTTCACACGTATTGTTTACGGGGCAAGAATATCATTAATGGTCGGCTTTTTTGCAGTAACTGGAGCCCTTGTTTTCGGAACTTTGCTAGGTGTGCTTGCAGGTTATTATCGCCGTTGGGTCGATATGTTAATCTCACGAATTTTTGATATCATGCTAGCCTTCCCTAGTATTCTATTGGCCATTGCTATTGTTGCTATTCTTGGACCATCTCTACAAAATGCTTTAATAGCGATTGCTATTATTAACATTCCGATATTCGGACGCCTTGTTCGTTCAAAGGTTATCTCAATTAGTCAAGAAGAGTATATTATGGCTGCAAAGGCTCAAGGGATGAAAAACGGCCGCATATTGTTTCACCATGTACTGCCAAACAGTATAGGCCCGATTATTGTTCAAGCAACTCTCGGATTTGGTACAGCTATTTTAGAAGCTGCTGCTCTTGGATTTTTAGGCTTAGGTGCTCAAGCTCCTACTCCTGAATGGGGGCGAATGCTCTCTGATGCAAGGCAATATATCCAGAGTGCTCCTTGGACTGTACTATTCCCAGGTTTGTCTATCATGCTTGTAGTACTCGGGTTTAATATGATTGGTGACGGATTACGTGATGCACTCGATCCAAAAATGAAGAACTAGGTAACTCCAGTGTACCTAGTTCTTTTTTTATTTCTTTTGAAGGTGGTAGCTTGCACCGTAGAAATTCTGTTTGTCCGTAAGTTTTTGGGTTTGTCCGTGATAATTCTAGTTTATCCGTAACTTTTTCGATTTGCCCGCGAAAATTCTAGTTTATCCGTAAGTTTTTTGGTTTGTCCGCGAAAATATCAATTTATCCGTAACTTAAATTAATTATAAAAAACATAATAGTCAGCATGACCATTATGTTTTTCATAGTAACCGATTAAGTTTTACAACCGCTCGATGATCGTCGCATTTGCCATCCCAAAGCCTTCGCATATAGCCTGTAGTCCATAACGGCCACCTGTTCGCTCTAGAGCATGGACGAGCGTTGTCATCACTCTTGCCCCACTTGCTCCAAGTGGGTGTCCTAATGCGATCGCTCCACCATGAATATTTAACTTTTCGATATTGGCTTTCATTTCCCGTTGCCAAACAAGTGGTACAGGTGCGAACGCTTCGTTTACTTCATATAAATCGATGTCATCAATTGAGAGGTTTGCTTTCTGCAACACTTTTTCTGTTGCTGGAATAGGCCCTGTCAGCATCAGTGTTGGGTCTGAGCCAACGACGCTTCTTGCTTTTATACGAAACTTCGGTTTAAATCCTAGTTCTTCTGCTTTATTACGGTCCATGAGTAAGATTGCGGATGCGCCATCGCTAATTTGAGATGCATTCCCCGCTGTAATAACACCATCTTCTTTGAAAACCGTTTTTAATTCCCCAAGCTGTTTGACAGACGAATTTCCACGCGGTCCCTCATCTTCATCCATCCATTCTTTCTGTCCATCTTCTAGCGTCACTTCAATTGGTAGAATTTCATTTTTGAAGGCACCATCTTTTATCGCCTTTACTGCTTTTTGGTGGCTTTCGTACGAAAATTGATCGAGTTTCTGGCGCGTCATGCTCCACTTCTCTGCTATTCGTTCTGCCGATAACCCTTGGTTAATGATTTCATATTTTTCCGTTAAAATAGGACTATGTTCTGTTCCTTGCATCGCAGAAAACATTGGTACACGTGACATACTCTCAATTCCCGCAGCTACAACGATATCCATATCCCCGCTTTCAATTGCTTGTGAAGCGAAATGAACGGCTTGTTGACTTGAACCACATTGCCTATCGATTGTCACGCCTGGGACCGTTTCTGGGTACCCTGCCATTAATGCTGCTGTGCGAGCAATATCTGGTGCTTGCTCACCTGCCTGTGTCACACACCCTGCAATAACATCTTCAATAAGTGCTGAGTCAAGATTTCCTCTATTTGCTAAGCCTTTTAATGTTTCCGCTAGTAATTCATCTGGACGAATCCCACTTAATTTCCCTTTTCTTCTGCCAATTGGCGTTCGTACTGCTTCTACAATAACTGTTTCGCGCATGTTACTCCCCCATTTATAAAGACGTTCTTAATCTAAGTTATTATGTTTTGTGGCGAAAAATCCTGCCTGATTTTGGAGGAATTTTTTAGTGCATTTTTATACAATTTCCGGTTTGATTTATTCGTCTTTTCTTTTGTTTATTCACGAATTGAACCCTACAAAAACGAAGCAGGTTCGAGTAAAGCAGGTTCAAATTTGTAGGGTTCAAAAAGCTAGTATAATTGAGGAAATACTTGAAATGACGAGGTCTGTTGTCTAACCACACCCACATCCCCTCAACACTCTATCAATTAACCTCCATCTGCTAAATATGCCTCTATTCCATATGTATAATTACAGAAAAAGAGCCTCATCCAATTAGTGATGATATAAATGTTTCCAAACCTTTTCCAGGTGCCTGGCACTGGGAAAAAACTTGGAATATGCAGTCGAGAATAAAGCAAAAGTACCTCACAAGTGCTCTACACTTATGAGGTACTGCTTTTATTGACTTATTTATGATGCTTTATTGAAGATTTTCTCCCAAAATCGCTCGCGAGTTTCCTCAATTTGACGCTCTCTTACTGATTCATTGCGAATATTTTCAAAGTTACTAATAAGCTGTTTTTTTACATTGTAAAAATGTGCTTGTTTTTCATTAAAGCCATATTCAATGTCATTCTCACCTCTAGGCTTCAATTGAATTGTCTCACCAAATTTACCTGACACTCCCGTTACTTTAATGACGTCACCGTTTTCGTAAGAAAAGTCATCATATGATAACCCTGTGCGATTATCGACTCTTACGAGCACACTAGTTCCATCTAATAATGATACGGCATCAAATTCAAACGTACCGAAGTTGTTTACGGAAGCTAAGTTTTCAATTTGAACGTATTCTAATTCAACTAGCATTCCTTCGTTGTTTTCACCTAGCTGACTCGGTGAAAGGCTCAATGGCTGCGGTACTTCTGCATCACCTAGAACTTCAACATCTGTGACATCAACCAGCTGTTTTTCATCGTTAAAGCTCCCAGTCACCCCAGTTACTTTAACTTCTTGTCCAGCTGAAACTTCAATGTCATGTTGGAAAACATATATTCCTGCTTCTTCATCTTGCATATAAAACCCTTGTGCACCCCAAGCACCTGAGTTTGAAGTTGTTACTCCTGTAACTGTAACAAGCTCGCCTTCAGCAAGGCTACGTGCTTCTGCAAGCGAAACTTTTTGAGGTTCAGGCTCAGCAGGTGACTCTACATCAATAAAGGTCATTGCACTTGGCGATTGCAGTCCTGGATGATTAAAGTATGCTTCCAAGCTCCCATTGACCTCGACTTTTTCTCCAATAATTATAGGATTTGTTTCAAGACCGAAATCACTGCGGTACTCAGCTGGGATTTGGACGTACAACATTTTATCTAAATCTCTTTCCTTCGGATCATCAGCAATTGCCATATTAAAATCATTTGTAAACGGTGCTTCAAAGTTTACATTTGAGCCAGAAACAACATGCCCAACAATGTACCCCGCTACCGTTCCGTCTTGCCCTTGGTTTGCAATTGCTTCCTCAACTGTCATCACACCACTAGGGTCACTTGGCTCTTCTTCGGTAAACTCAATAATATCTAGTTCACCACGTGGCTTTAATTGCGGTGTTCCTTCGTATTGGCTTGAAACACCTGTGATGTTTACAACATCGCCATTTTCAAATGCAAAGTCAACGTAAGAAAGACCTGTTCGGTTATCAACACGAATGAGTACCGACTCATCCCCTGATACAGCATCAAATTCAAACGTGCCATAACCACCGACTGCTTCAAGATTTTCAATCGTTACTTCGGATAACTTTAGAAGCTGACCTTCATTTTCTTCATTTACATGAGCTGGTGTAAGAACTTGTGCGTCTGGAACATCTACTGATCCAACTACTTCTAACGAGCCGACAGAACTAAGCTGTTTTTCACCATTAAACGAATCACGCTTAGCCGTTATTTTTACGACGTCACCTTTTTCAACTAAATCTGCTTCTAACTGGTACACATAAATACCAGCTGTGTCATCTTGCATATAAAATCCTTCTGCACCCCAAGCACCAGGTGTAGACGTGACGATACCTTCAACCGTAACTTCTGTTCCATCAGTTGCATCTCTAGCTTCTGAAATAGAAATAACGTCGCCGTCTCCATCTACAAATTCATAATCATCCGGACCTTTAAGACCAGACCTACTGAAATAGGTTTCAAGATTACCGCTGACACGAACGGCTTCTCCTAATTTTTCTGGGTTATCTATAAGGTTCAATGCGCTACGAACATCACCTGTTGGTAGCTCTACAGGCAACAACTTATCGTAGTCACGTTCATAAGGACTGTCTGCTAGGACGATGTTCGTTCTCGTTGTGAATTCCCCTTCAAATTGAAAGGAATTCATTCCAGATATCGTCCCTACAATATACCCTTGTACGGTTGCTTCGCCATCGTTATTATCGATTGCTTCTTGAACACTAATCACACCTTCAGGAAGATCAATTGGATCTCGCTCAGCTTCTTGAATAGAAATCCGTTCCCCTTCTGTGTAATCAATAGGTGCGCCGCCTTCTGGATCTGATACTTTTTCAATATATTCTAACGTTGCTTGCGTTACAGTGCCGAGCTCCGCAATAACATTCTCACCTAAGTTATAAGCAAAATGCCCATGCATATAGTCGTTATAACCGACGGCGTAATCATCGTCTAAACTAAAATCAGAGCCGTCTGGCAAGGTAATTTCAATATCACCAAAAAGGTCCTCACTGTCAGGGTCCTCAATTAATGAGTAATGAAGCCCTGCTACTTGCAAATCAACACCACGGTGGAAATTTGCTTGCGATAATAACACATCAGCAATATCCTCACCACTAGCGTTCACGACAACTATTTCATTGCCGAATCGATCTAATGCTTCAACTTGCTCATCTGTAATAAAACCAGGCGGGACCTCTCCATTCACAGATGAACTGTTCAATAACGAAATGTCTGCTTCTGTTTCAGAAACAATCGCATCTGTATACAAATTCCCAAGTCCTACATCACTTTCTGCCTTATTATTTGAATATAAACCGCTTTCAGTTGTTCCGATAATTTCTCCTGCTGGCGGTGCATCAGGATCAATTTCTGTCGTGACACGCCCTTCAGATTCGTAATCGATTGGGTCATCTCCATAAGACTGTGCGTATTCGATCATCGCGTCTGTAAGTAGCATTTGCTCATCTTCGTCGACGACTTCACCGACGAAGTTATAACCACTACCGCCCGTTCCAATGTAATCTCCGACAGCAACACGATATGTTTCATCCATGTCTAGCTCTTCACCACCAAGAGTGAGCTCTACGTCGTAAAAACTTCCAGTCGTGTCTGTTATGACTGTATAATGTAGGCCTGAAGACTGTAAATCAATTTGGTTACGACGTGAGTAAGAGTACTCAATGACATCACGAATCGCTTGCCCTGTCATCTCATAAACCATCATTTCGTTACGGAACGGTTCAAGCATATGAATATCGAAAACACGAATGACTCCAGCAGGAATATTTGCTCGAAGTCCCCCATTGTTTGCAAAGGCCATGTCGGCTTCGCTAAAATGGCGCATCGCATCTGTGTAGAAATTCCCTAACGGAGCATCGCCGTTGTACCTTCCATCTCGGGTCAGGCCAGTGTTCGTAGACCCGATCACTTCCATAATTTCTTCTTCTACTTCAGCAATGTAATCCTGTACTTTTGCATCAATCTCTTCATCGACCTCTTCAATATCATTAACGTTTTGTAGTTCACTACTCGTAAGGCGTACGTTGCCTGTTTCTTTCCCAATCTCGAGTGTTAAATTCCCGACATGGCTTCCGTATGAACCAGCTTGAACATATGGCGTATGCTCGTCATCATTTGCTGTATACGTACGATGACTATGCCCTCCAACAATCAAATCATAAAAACCAACTTCTTCAGCAATTCGTTGATCTTGTTCATGACCAATATGTGTTAGAGCAATCAAAACATCTACTTCATCTCTTAACCAATCATATGAAGCAGCAACCTCTACTGGATGGTCAAAATCAATTCCTTCCACATTAGATGGAGATGTCGATGGTGGTGCTTGGGTTAGTCCGACAATTCCAACCTCTAGATCGTCACCTAGTTCAAGAACAATATGGCCATCGAAATGATCGTCATCACTAATTGCAATATCTTTATCAACGACAGTAACATTTGCACCTAACCAAGGAAACTCAGACTGCTCACTACGCTCAGCAAAAATCTCCTGACCGTAATCAAACTCATGATTTCCAAAAGCTAATGCATCAAGGCCGATATCATTTAATAAATCAATCATCGGCTCACCGTCTTGAAAGTCGACGATCGGGTTTCCGCTAAAAATATCCCCACCATCTAAGTACAATGCATAATCTGACTTTTCGCGTTCTGCTGCGATGTATGCTCCAATTTTTCCGAAGTCTTCAATGTACGAGTGTAAGTCATTCGTATGAAGAATTCGTAATTCATACGTGTCTTCGGTCGGACCTGCCATGACCGCGCCCGTGTTGAGCGAAATCGGTGAGACAAGTAATAGCACAGCCATAAACATAATCAAACGTTTTTTTAAATAAGCTGCATTTAAAAACATGTTTCTCCCTCCATTTCATAGAATGTTAGATGCTAAAAACTAGGATAAACATACGGGTTACTAGGTGCTGAAACTTCAGTGATGTCTGTGACAACAACAACTGGAATGTCCCAGCCATTTACGTTGTTCATCACAATTTCGCCTGTGACCCTCAACCAATCATCGTTTTCATAGCTTAAAATATCGCCCCCTTTAACTGGTAATCCATATAGTGAAGAATCTGCTGTACAGCAAATCATTGCAAACCTCGATAGAAAGCCTAGCCCCTCGTCTTCAAAGTGAGCATCATGAAACATGAATCCAGTAATCTCAACTTCTTGGCCAATCAACTCATCTGGATAAGCTTGTAACGCATTTAAAATATCGATATAACTTTCATCATCAATAACAATTCGTTCATCCATCGCTAAACTTTGAGCAAACCTTTCAATATATAAATCTTCCATCGAACTTCTCCGAACATTTGCATCCTCTTCATACTCATTTGCAAGCTGGTACGTTGAGACGCCACCGATATTTACCCCTCGATTTTCTGCAAAACTACTGTTCAACCCAGCCTCTGGAAGAACAAACCCTAATAAAAGTGGCGTAAGAAAAATGGAATAAACTAGCGTTTTTTTCAACAATGATCCTTTCATTTGATGGTTATGCTCACAGTGGCAACCATCATCTGCAGCTTGTCCTCTCGGCGTACTTCGCCAATATTGAATCCCCGACAAAAATAGAAACATCGCTAATGCAAAGTAAACGAAAATCATCATTCTCGGAGCGATATATAAATGAATCGAATTGTTCACAATCATGCTAATCATTAATAGAGAGAACCCAAGAAAAATCGTCCCTCTTAAAAATACATGGAAATCCCATTGCTTCTTTTGAGTCTTTTGTTTTGCCTTCTTGTTCACAGGTCACCCCTCCTAAATCACTGTAAATTGAACGATAAGTACGGCTAAAAATACAACAACCGTTACGACAGAAATAAACGTAATTACAAACCGCGCTTTAAAAACGGCAAAAAGCATAATCGTATTTTTTAAATCAATCATTGGCCCATATACGAGAAACGCAATAATTGATCCTACGGAAAACGTACTTCCAAACGATGAAGCAACAAATGCATCAGCCTCTGAACATAATGAGAGAACGTAAGCAAATGCCATCATGACGATCGTTGATGAATACTCGTTGGAGCCAATATCTAAGAGTAACTGCCTGTCCATAAACGTCTGAAAAATCGCAGCAAAAAACGCACCGATGATCAGGAACTTACCCATGTCAAAAAATTCATCAGCTGCATGGAAAAATGTTTGTTTAAATTTTGACTGCTTTGCTTCTTTATGCGAATGATGAGTATGTACAACCGGAACAGTTGACTCTTCTTTTAACTGCTTGGAGTTTTTAAAAATGATGTAGAAAATTCCTCCGATAATCACTGCAAGTCCAAACGCTAAAGACATCCTTAAATACAGCACCGTTAAGTCGGTACGAAATGCATAAAAGGTAGATAAAGCAACAATCGGGTTAAGGATTGGAGCTGCAACGAGGAAGATCACACCAATATGTAAAGGCATCCCCTTTTTTATTAATCTTCTGACAACGAGAACAATGGCACACTCACATATAGGGAAAAGTGCCGCTAATGCCGTAGCTGGTATAAGTGCAGCAAACGCGTTTTTCGGTAAATATTTTTGAATCACTTCTTCTTTTACATAAACTTGAATAAGTGCCGAAACAAAAACTCCGAGCAAAATAAATGGGATCGCTTCAATGACAATACTTAAAAAAATTGTATTTGCATTTACCCATTCTGCTGGAACCGTTAAGAAAGGGTTGTCCCCTTTAAAAAAGTTGTAGCTAAGAAATAGTAGAACCATGACTCCTAAGATAATAAGATTAAAATCCGTACTATATGATCGAATCGTTTCCTTCTCCCTCAACATAACCACCTCACTTCCACAAGCATCTCTTACACGTTCTTTAAGGGTATCAATGAAGTATGAATTCAACATAAAGATACTGTAAAACTATTGTAAAAGTATGCAAAAGAAATGTATATATTATATACAGTTTCGAATCATTAGCCCTATAAGTAGGACATATTTAGACATATTTCGTCTATTAATCGACAGTTATCATAGGTAATAAAGCATATAAAACACCCCAAAAATTTTCCCACATTATTACCAGGTGCCTGGCACCTGGTAATGAATTGGAATGGATGTTGTTGTAGGAGGGAAAATCCGCTAATTTTCGGGTTGTATTTTTATACAAAAACCACTTACTTATATTCGTTTTCCCTCTTCTTTATTCATGAATTGAGTCCTACAAAAACGAGTCTGACTCACGTGAGACAGACTCAATCTTGTAGGACTCAATATTCAAGAAAAATATAGATAATACACGAAAAAAGGGAGGTCTGTCATCCAACCACCCCTCCACACGTTAAACTCACCCTTAAATTACCGATAACTTTTTATAAATCTCCCTCTCCCTATTGTATAAATACTATCACCATCTTCTCAC
The Bacillus shivajii DNA segment above includes these coding regions:
- a CDS encoding DUF6359 domain-containing protein encodes the protein MFLNAAYLKKRLIMFMAVLLLVSPISLNTGAVMAGPTEDTYELRILHTNDLHSYIEDFGKIGAYIAAEREKSDYALYLDGGDIFSGNPIVDFQDGEPMIDLLNDIGLDALAFGNHEFDYGQEIFAERSEQSEFPWLGANVTVVDKDIAISDDDHFDGHIVLELGDDLEVGIVGLTQAPPSTSPSNVEGIDFDHPVEVAASYDWLRDEVDVLIALTHIGHEQDQRIAEEVGFYDLIVGGHSHRTYTANDDEHTPYVQAGSYGSHVGNLTLEIGKETGNVRLTSSELQNVNDIEEVDEEIDAKVQDYIAEVEEEIMEVIGSTNTGLTRDGRYNGDAPLGNFYTDAMRHFSEADMAFANNGGLRANIPAGVIRVFDIHMLEPFRNEMMVYEMTGQAIRDVIEYSYSRRNQIDLQSSGLHYTVITDTTGSFYDVELTLGGEELDMDETYRVAVGDYIGTGGSGYNFVGEVVDEDEQMLLTDAMIEYAQSYGDDPIDYESEGRVTTEIDPDAPPAGEIIGTTESGLYSNNKAESDVGLGNLYTDAIVSETEADISLLNSSSVNGEVPPGFITDEQVEALDRFGNEIVVVNASGEDIADVLLSQANFHRGVDLQVAGLHYSLIEDPDSEDLFGDIEITLPDGSDFSLDDDYAVGYNDYMHGHFAYNLGENVIAELGTVTQATLEYIEKVSDPEGGAPIDYTEGERISIQEAERDPIDLPEGVISVQEAIDNNDGEATVQGYIVGTISGMNSFQFEGEFTTRTNIVLADSPYERDYDKLLPVELPTGDVRSALNLIDNPEKLGEAVRVSGNLETYFSRSGLKGPDDYEFVDGDGDVISISEARDATDGTEVTVEGIVTSTPGAWGAEGFYMQDDTAGIYVYQLEADLVEKGDVVKITAKRDSFNGEKQLSSVGSLEVVGSVDVPDAQVLTPAHVNEENEGQLLKLSEVTIENLEAVGGYGTFEFDAVSGDESVLIRVDNRTGLSYVDFAFENGDVVNITGVSSQYEGTPQLKPRGELDIIEFTEEEPSDPSGVMTVEEAIANQGQDGTVAGYIVGHVVSGSNVNFEAPFTNDFNMAIADDPKERDLDKMLYVQIPAEYRSDFGLETNPIIIGEKVEVNGSLEAYFNHPGLQSPSAMTFIDVESPAEPEPQKVSLAEARSLAEGELVTVTGVTTSNSGAWGAQGFYMQDEEAGIYVFQHDIEVSAGQEVKVTGVTGSFNDEKQLVDVTDVEVLGDAEVPQPLSLSPSQLGENNEGMLVELEYVQIENLASVNNFGTFEFDAVSLLDGTSVLVRVDNRTGLSYDDFSYENGDVIKVTGVSGKFGETIQLKPRGENDIEYGFNEKQAHFYNVKKQLISNFENIRNESVRERQIEETRERFWEKIFNKAS
- a CDS encoding TIGR03943 family putative permease subunit, giving the protein MNKKAKQKTQKKQWDFHVFLRGTIFLGFSLLMISMIVNNSIHLYIAPRMMIFVYFALAMFLFLSGIQYWRSTPRGQAADDGCHCEHNHQMKGSLLKKTLVYSIFLTPLLLGFVLPEAGLNSSFAENRGVNIGGVSTYQLANEYEEDANVRRSSMEDLYIERFAQSLAMDERIVIDDESYIDILNALQAYPDELIGQEVEITGFMFHDAHFEDEGLGFLSRFAMICCTADSSLYGLPVKGGDILSYENDDWLRVTGEIVMNNVNGWDIPVVVVTDITEVSAPSNPYVYPSF
- a CDS encoding permease, with the protein product MLREKETIRSYSTDFNLIILGVMVLLFLSYNFFKGDNPFLTVPAEWVNANTIFLSIVIEAIPFILLGVFVSALIQVYVKEEVIQKYLPKNAFAALIPATALAALFPICECAIVLVVRRLIKKGMPLHIGVIFLVAAPILNPIVALSTFYAFRTDLTVLYLRMSLAFGLAVIIGGIFYIIFKNSKQLKEESTVPVVHTHHSHKEAKQSKFKQTFFHAADEFFDMGKFLIIGAFFAAIFQTFMDRQLLLDIGSNEYSSTIVMMAFAYVLSLCSEADAFVASSFGSTFSVGSIIAFLVYGPMIDLKNTIMLFAVFKARFVITFISVVTVVVFLAVLIVQFTVI